From Podospora bellae-mahoneyi strain CBS 112042 chromosome 3, whole genome shotgun sequence, the proteins below share one genomic window:
- a CDS encoding hypothetical protein (EggNog:ENOG503NZGS; COG:S), with translation MTPRTDFPPVRACLFDMDGLLLDTEDLYTLCINLILEKYGRPKLPWSIKAKLQGRPGPQANKLLHDWAQLPITPEEYHKQYYELQAQHFPSTQPLPGIPTLLSDLARTRYWDMEKNKESRAGETAPTPHRVHIALATSSHKSNFLLKTSHLTELFSVFETHRRVLGDDERIAPGRGKPLPDIYLLALKTINDSLPEGEKPITPEECLVFEDSVPGVEAGRRAGMRVIWAPHPMLKKEYEGREKEVLAGRTYEAGEVDTHQLGEVDDGWAEYRGTLVDFPYERFGIVVPPVEVEGEGWMLETGKLADGEVVEVVGRA, from the exons ATGACTCCCAGAACCGA cttcCCCCCCGTCCGGGCCTGTCTCTTTGACATGGATGGTCTGCTGCTCGACACCGAGGACCTCTACACGCTCTGCATCAACCTGATCCTCGAAAAGTACGGGCGTCCCAAGCTGCCCTGGAgcatcaaggccaagctgCAAGGCCGCCCCGGTCCCCAGGCCAACAAGCTGCTTCACGACTGGGCCCAGCTGCCGATCACCCCCGAGGA GTACCACAAACAGTACTATGAGCTCCAAGCCCAGCACTTCCCCAGCACCCAGCCCCTCCCCGGCATCCCTACACTTCTCAGCGACCTCGCTCGCACCCGCTACTGGGACATGGAGAAGAACAAGGAGTCCAGGGCTGGGGAGACGGcgcccaccccccaccgCGTCCACATCGCCCTCGCCACGTCGTCCCACAAGTCAAACTTTCTCTTGAAGACGTCGCACCTGACGGAGCTGTTCAGCGTCTTTGAAACCCACCGTCGCGTCCTGGGCGACGACGAGCGGATTGCCCCCGGCCGGGGCAAGCCGCTTCCTGATATTTATTTGCTTGCCCTCAAGACGATCAATGACTCGCTTCCCGAGGGGGAGAAGCCGATTACCCCCGAGGAGTGTCTTGTCTTTGAGGACAGCGTTCCGGGGGTTGAGGCTGGTCGCCGGGCGGGGATGCGGGTTATCTGGGCGCCTCACCCgatgctgaagaaggagtATGAGGggcgggagaaggaggttcTGGCTGGACGGACGTACGAGGCGGGCGAGGTGGACACGCACCagcttggggaggttgatgatgggtgggcTGAGTATAGGGGTACGCTGGTTGATTTTCCGTATGAGAGGTTTGGGATTGTGGTGCCGCctgtggaggtggagggggaggggtggatgcTTGAGACGGGTAAgttggcggatggggaggttgtggaggttgttggtagGGCTTAG
- the asa1 gene encoding Astra associated protein 1 Asa1 (EggNog:ENOG503NYG7; COG:S) codes for MASNARPAQPKTILRGHKTPVQVAAFVRNNERLLTGDSDGFVVAWDLTIMRPRAVWQAHTASILGIAGWGHDRIITHGRDNRLVVWKLTAEHENVLSTSLPLDPSSQPRPKPWMLHVLQISTMNFCSFSYCPAYPDTSPAAAAADEILLAVPNTLSSESIDIFHLPSLARKHTVGLPTSSSPDQKNGMAMSLSLFHHPTSHHLTLVAGYERGLAAVYQLDPNTSKWAVTYQSNPHTQPILSLDVSPDVSFFLSSGADATIAKHPIPSCPPSSGIIQDPILTINTRHAGQQSLRIRSDNLIFATAGWDSMVRVYSVKTMKELAVLKWHQQGCYAVAFAAANTSPTTSPPQKETPRPDDKKPEGSHSKEVTTQVPKMLVEQTPKQKRLHQARTARWLAAGSKDGRVSLWDVY; via the exons ATGGCAAGCAATGCGCGGCCCGCCCAGCCCAAGACGATTCTGCGAGGCCACAAGACACCGGTGCAGGTGGCTGCCTTCGTTCGAAACAATGAGCGCCTCTTGACCGGTGATTCCGACGGCTTTGTTGTGGCATGGGACCTGACCATCATGCGTCCGAGGGCCGTTTGGCAAGCTCATACGGCCTCCATACTAGGCATCGCAGGCTGGGGACACGATCGCATCATCAC ACACGGAAGAGACAACAGACTGGTGGTCTGGAAGTTGACCGCCGAACACGAAAATGTCCTCAGTACAAGCCTTCCCCTAGACCCATCCTCACAGCCCCGTCCAAAGCCATGGATGCTCCACGTGCTTCAGATCAGTACCATGAACTTTTGTTCATTCTCGTATTGTCCCGCATACCCAGACACCAGTCcggccgcagcagcagcagatgaAATTCTCCTTGCGGtacccaacaccctctcctcggAATCT ATCGACATCTTtcatctcccctcccttgCTCGAAAGCACACGGTTGGCTTGCccacctcctcgtcaccCGACCAGAAGAATGGCATGGCCAtgtccctctccctcttccaccaccccacaaGCCATCACCTAACCCTGGTCGCCGGATACGAACGCGGTCTCGCGGCAGTCTACCAACTCGACCCTAACACGTCAAAATGGGCAGTAACCTACCAATCCAACCCTCACACCCAGCCAATCCTGTCTCTTGACGTCTCCCCAGATGTGTCATTCTTCCTCTCGTCAGGAGCAGACGCCACCATAGCCAAacaccccatcccctcttgtcctccttcctcggGGATAATCCAAGACCCCATCTTGACGATCAACACCCGCCACGCCGGACAACAGTCGCTCCGCATCCGCTCCGACAACCTCATCTTTGCCACCGCAGGCTGGGACTCGATGGTGAGGGTCTACAGCGTCAAGACGATGAAGGAGCTCGCGGTGCTAAAGTGGCACCAGCAGGGGTGTTACGCCgttgcttttgctgctgccaacacctctccaaccacttctcctcctcaaaagGAAACCCCCAGACCAGACGACAAGAAGCCCGAGGGGAGTCACAGCAAGGAGGTTACTACGCAAGTCCCCAAGATGTTGGTCGAACAAACACCCAAACAAAAACGcctccaccaagccagaACCGCCCGCTGGCTCGCGGCAGGGAGCAaggatgggagggtgagCTTGTGGGATGTGTACTAG
- a CDS encoding hypothetical protein (COG:A; EggNog:ENOG503P1V0; BUSCO:EOG092644N1), translating into MIVPTKKDHQSIAADLLNRAFEPEEATKILTEKVIQRPLFLCPTSPPPADARRARHLAAKRAKEQRRAKALKPKPVSATQRKKQGLYQIPKEGQKYALFEPLHNLWLGYIREILGSEVYTGGEAAAAKLASADFHGAGVEVVRSGCVSRVGIKGIVVKDGKFAFELITVKNKVKVVPKEGTIFRVEVPVPVITKTGEEEKKESRMVFELHGDQFQFRSADRATRKFRAHFSKTL; encoded by the coding sequence ATGATAGTCCCAACGAAAAAGGACCACCAGTCCATAGCagccgacctcctcaaccgcgCCTTCGAGCCAGAAGAAGCAACCAAGATCCTCACCGAGAAAGTCATCCAGCgacccctcttcctctgcccgacctccccccctccggCCGATGCCCGTCGCGCCCGACATCTCGCGGCGAAAAGAGCGAAAGAACAGCGCCGAGCAAAGGCACTCAAACCCAAGCCCGTCTCAGCCACCCAGCGAAAAAAGCAAGGCCTCTACCAAATCCCAAAAGAAGGACAGAAATACGCCCTCTTCGAACCGCTACATAACCTATGGCTAGGCTACATTCGAGAAATCCTCGGAAGCGAAGTCTACACCGGAGGAGAAGCCGCCGCTGCTAAGCTCGCCAGCGCTGACTTCCACGGCGCCGGGGTCGAGGTGGTGAGAAGTGGGTGCGTCAGTCGGGTTGGCATCAAGGGGATTGTGGTCAAGGACGGGAAGTTTGCGTTTGAGTTGATAACGGTGAAGAACAAGGTCAAGGTGGTGCCGAAGGAGGGGACGATTTTTCGAGTCgaggtgccggtgccggtgatTACCAAgacgggagaagaagagaaaaaggagtCGAGAATGGTGTTTGAGCTTCATGGGGATCAGTTCCAGTTTCGATCGGCGGATAGGGCGACGAGGAAATTTAGGGCGCACTTTTCAAAGACACTTTAG
- a CDS encoding hypothetical protein (COG:I; EggNog:ENOG503NUW6) — MAPDDRDRHDSAPDLRILGDRITLQPSGFVEPPKDKDEKDEALMKNVARFRSEPLRFLRDVSLYVSGTGWRAYDEVIGQPIFYNGFSEHIKTQVMSATVLQTKIAQLADLRISVEEKQGLLPPSSSGREYEIRKAKRRAELVQGLQEVAEHLTDNMICKFESKTFIRGAYYLVTQLLLRAYHQGIHVSSEEVLRLRNVAEEAEKKKQSIIFLPCHRSHVDYVAQQLLCYRLGLALPVVVAGDNLNFPLVGSFLQHAGAMYIRRSFGDDQLYTTLVQAYIDVLLQGGYNLECFIEGGRSRTGKLLPPKFGILSFVLDSLLSGRVEDAIICPVSTQYDKVIETEGYVTELLGVPKKKENLADFLSGGSNVLSLRLGRVDVRFHEPWSLRGFIDDKVSRLSKVPSAIHVDWTDTKNQVVRQKLLRTLGYKVLADINDVSVVMPTALIGTVLLTLRGRGVGRAELIRRVEWLTERVRAKGGRVAHFGNLPLSDVIERGLEVLGKDLVGVVEGLAEPTYYAVDRFQLSFYRNMTIHLFISEALVAAALYTKVKQGGGPAIQDIPYKELRDQVLFLSSLFRGEFIYSGEGLQVNLERTLAGLEADNIIMIERDEQRNITKIGLSDAERAAGRENYDFYCFLIWPFIEASWLAAVSLMGLTPPLGQKDDVWIQVSRAQDSAQFLGKTLYHQGDLSYFEAVNKETLKNSYQRFEEEGIIQVVRSKDSRIPPRLRVSPEWRPRRDEVTGNLTASGKLWDFTEKIASSRREGKNRRDGATVSTRVIRLTDELGQKLWEEAVRGVDGGKKAKGLNAPARLSAEEERVLERSQREKKKRRTLEGRAHL; from the exons ATGGCCCCCGACGACCGCGACCGCCACGACTCGGCCCCAGACCTGCGCATCCTCGGCGACAGAATTACACTTCAACCAAGTGGATTCGTCGAGCCCCCCAAAGACAAAGATGAAAAAGACGAGGCGTTGATGAAGAACGTAGCCCGCTTCCGCTCCGAGCCGTTACG CTTCCTCCGCGATGTCTCCCTCTACGTGTCCGGAACAGGCTGGCGCGCCTACGACGAAGTGATCGGCCAGCCAATCTTCTACAACGGCTTCTCCGAGCACATCAAAACCCAAGTCATGTCCGCCACCGTCCTCCAAACCAAAATCGCCCAGCTCGCCGACCTGCGCATTTCGGTAGAGGAAAAACaaggcctcctcccaccctcaAGTTCAGGCAGGGAATACGAGATCAGAAAAGCCAAGAGACGCGCCGAGTTGGTCCAGGGCTTACAAGAAGTCGCCGAGCACCTGACGGATAACATGATTTGCAAGTTTGAGAGCAAGACTTTCATCCGCGGAGCGTACTACCTCGTCACGCAGTTGTTGCTGAGGGCGTACCACCAGGGCATCCACGTCTCTAgcgaggaggtgttgaggctgaggaatgtggccgaggaggcggagaagaagaaacagagTATTATTTTCCTGCCGTGTCACAGGTCGCATGTGGATTATGTTGCGCAGCAGTTGCTGTGTTATCGGCTGGGGCTGGcgctgccggtggtggtggcgggggatAATCTGAACTTTCCCCTGGTGGGCAGCTTCTTGCAGCATGCGGGGGCCATGTATATCAGGAGGAGCTTTGGAGACGATCAGCTTTATACGACGCTGGTGCAGGCGTATATTGATGTCTTGTTGCAGGGGGGGTATAATCTGGAGTGTTTTATCGAGGGGGGGCGGTCGAGGACGGGGAAGCTGCTGCCCCCAAAGTTTGGGATCTTGAGCTTTGTGTTGGATAGCTTGCTGAGTGGGAGGGTCGAGGATGCGATCATCTGTCCGGTTTCGACGCAGTATGACAAGGTTATCGAGACGGAGGGCTATGTCACCGAGTTGCTTGGCGtgcccaagaagaaggagaactTGGCGGATTTCTTGTCGGGGGGGTCGAATGTGCTGAGcttgaggctggggagggtggacGTGAGGTTTCATGAGCCGTGGAGTTTAAGGGGGTTCATCGATGACAAGGTCAGCAGGCTGAGCAAGGTCCCGTCTGCTATCCACGTCGATTGGACAGACACCAAGAACCAGGTCGTCAGGCAAAAACTGCTTCGAACGCTTGGTTACAAGGTCCTGGCAGACATCAACGACGTCTCGGTCGTCATGCCCACCGCCCTCATCGGCAccgtcctcctcaccctccgaGGCCGCGGCGTCGGCCGGGCCGAACTCATCCGCCGGGTGGAGTGGCTCACGGAAAGGGTCAGGGCCAAAGGCGGCCGCGTCGCCCACTTtggcaacctccccctctcgGACGTCATCGAACGCGGGCTCGAAGTCCTCGGGAAAGACCTCGTCGGCGTGGTCGAAGGCCTCGCCGAACCGACCTACTACGCCGTCGACCGCTTCCAGCTCTCCTTTTACCGCAACATGACCATCCACCTTTTTATTTCGGAAGCCTTGGTCGCAGCAGCGCTCTACACAAAGGTCAAGCAAGGGGGTGGCCCGGCTATCCAGGATATACCCTACAAGGAGCTCCGCGACCaagtcctcttcctctcctccctcttccgcGGCGAGTTTATTTACAGCGGCGAAGGCCTCCAGGTGAACCTCGAGCgcaccctcgccggccttgaggcggacaacatcatcatgattGAGCGCGACGAGCAGCGGAACATAACCAAGATTGGCCTCTCCGACGCGGAGCGCGCAGCCGGCCGAGAGAATTACGACTTTTACTGCTTCCTCATCTGGCCGTTTATCGAAGCCTCTTGGTTGGCAGCCGTCTCGCTGATGGGTTTGACGCCGCCCCTGGGACAAAAAGATGACGTCTGGATCCAAGTCTCCCGGGCGCAGGATTCGGCTCAGTTT TTGGGCAAAACCCTCTACCACCAAGGCGACCTCTCCTACTTTGAAGCCGTAAACAAGGAAACGCTCAAGAACTCGTACCAGcggtttgaggaggaggggatcaTCCAGGTGGTCAGGTCTAAAGACTCGAGGATCCCCCCGAGGCTCCGGGTGTCGCCCGAgtggaggccgaggagagatGAGGTGACGGGTAACTTGACCGCGTCGGGGAAACTGTGGGACTTTACCGAAAAAATTGCCTCGagcaggagggaggggaagaacaGACGGGATGGGGCGACGGTGAGTACACGAGTGATCCGGTTAACGGATGAGCTGGGGCAGAagctgtgggaggaggccgtgaggggggtggatggggggaagaaggccaaggggTTGAATGCGCCGGCTAGGTTGagtgcggaggaggagagggtgctggagagaagtcagagggagaagaagaagaggaggacgttggaggggagggcgcATTTGTAA
- a CDS encoding hypothetical protein (EggNog:ENOG503NVZG; COG:S), whose translation MTANINLHTLYIHQQHNYHDDQHYHPEAHSLTPPAHPEALSSSPDNSPPRPKRARSLNPLTTATVVDAQGKRPTRRFVQTSKARRVRTGCFTCRDRHVKCDEGAPVCNNCLKSNRQCKRGVRLNFAETNQQVKGPPRTVPRGKDWLVTFQDDSREIASGYKGGLESYSDAPDEDLGVSPIDDFPPITRPRKASADVQGRGALPSGNPSAFEAAKGLSSVPEASRAPYYPITIEPPTHQEPVHLNGGHGQVQAQLPVRNTEPFVPNPPQPPQPHHHPFALEDLLQQHRPVYPVQQRRDSDVSSVTSSLVPERSNARNPENDGDGPMTPCSENGDESPTSERDYLSTEHEINCMQVFINDVAVWMDVFDKDKHFSTVVPSLAFKSTMLLNAILACGVKQHSLMSPPASRAAESDRARVYHDTSTSLLLRSLQNPDRNTDECCITAVVLNVYDIMNETEPSKLPDERSTAQQRQQRLEHIRGARALIRENNYNAGSASSLARACFWLNVGLEVLSCLSFNWTTSWEPDDWGMDLEFTTWIVGSSSGNGSVIASSEPDRGDDLPSFSGPAAQASSGDEELWAQRIIYILAKVINFRASSSPTIPVLHPSQFHNPGHHHRHHEPTPHDEQVRLQGRFAEWTRLKSLLDAWNHRCPRSMRPSGYVTGPSSRSAFPNVWLMSRPAIIGRLFYHVCIVLLAQTNPLHKGDTEENRSLQKHHGRQVCGIVSTSAVGDKGVGSVAIRGLAVAGAVLDSSQERDEVLGILGRIEKSTGWRLGGVVAELRKGWEVKDVMPATFGGQVVTLPGLPAVTMGVGMGVGRIGDSFLRGPGGPPMGGSSSKMTNPLSKGADFRDREHPYQNWYVRPNGGEVGSSSGEGAGREERRGVHSWGV comes from the exons ATGACGGCGAACATCAATCTACATACCCTGTACATTCATCAGCAGCACAACTATCATGACGACCAGCACTACCATCCCGAAGCCCATTCCTTGACCCCTCCGGCACACCCCGAGGCCCTGTCCAGCAGTCCAGACAActcacctcctcggccaaaGCGAGCCCGCTCCCTGAACCCTCTCACTACAGCAACTGTTGTTGACGCACAGGGCAAGAGGCCCACCAGGAGGTTTGTACAGACCAGCAAAGCTCGCCGCGTACGGACCGGGTGCTTTACCTGCCGCGATAGACATGTCAAGTGCGACGAGGGGGCACCGGTGTGCAACAACTGCTTGAAGAGCAACCGCCAGTGCAAACGAGGAGTACGGCTCAACTTTGCAGAGACGAATCAGCAGGTCAAAGGGCCGCCTCGCACCGTTCCTCGAGGCAAAGACTGGCTGG TGACGTTCCAAGACGATTCCCGAGAGATAGCATCCGGGTATAAGGGCGGGCTAGAATCCTACAGCGACGCTCCGGATGAGGACCTGGGTGTCTCGCCCATCGACGACTTTCCACCCATCACCCGGCCTAGAAAAGCTTCGGCAGATGTGCAGGGCCGCGGCGCACTTCCGTCTGGGAATCCCTCTGCTTTCGAGGCCGCAAAAGGTCTGAGCAGTGTCCCGGAAGCATCTCGTGCGCCATATTACCCCATAACAATcgaaccaccaacccaccaagaGCCGGTCCATTTGAACGGAGGCCATGGTCAAGTACAGGCACAGTTGCCCGTGAGGAACACCGAGCCTTTTGTGCCAAACCCCCCGCAGCCGccgcaaccacaccaccacccatttGCGCTTGAAGACTTGCTACAGCAACACCGGCCAGTCTACCCGGTACAGCAAAGAAGAGACAGCGATGTTTCCAGCGTGACATCCTCTTTGGTCCCTGAAAGATCCAATGCTCGGAACCCAGAAAacgatggcgatggcccGATGACGCCCTGTAGCGAAAACGGCGACGAGAGCCCGACGAGCGAGCGCGATTACCTGAGCACCGAACACGAGATCAACTGCATGCAGGTCTTCATCAACGACGTGGCCGTGTGGATGGACGTGTTTGACAAAGACAAACACTTCTCTACTGTTGTACCATCGCTCGCCTTCAAGTCGACGATGCTCCTGAATGCCATCCTCGCCTGCGGTGTCAAGCAGCACTCCCTCATGTCTCCCCCGGCCTCCCGAGCCGCCGAGAGCGACAGGGCGAGGGTCTACCAcgacacctccacctccctcctcctccggtcGCTCCAAAACCCCGACCGCAACACGGACGAATGCTGCATCACCGCTGTTGTGCTTAACGTCTACGACATCATGAACGAGACAGAACCGTCCAAGCTCCCAGACGAGCGATCCACCGCCCAGCAGCGCCAGCAACGCCTCGAACACATCCGCGGCGCCCGCGCGCTGATCCGAGAAAACAACTACAACGCCGGCTCCGCCTCCAGCCTCGCCCGAGCCTGCTTCTGGCTCAACGTCGGACTCGAGGTCTTGTCGtgcctctccttcaactGGACCACCTCCTGGGAGCCCGACGACTGGGGCATGGACCTAGAATTCACAACCTGGATCGTAGGAAGCAGCTCCGGCAACGGAAGCGTGATCGCCTCTTCGGAACCCGACCGCGGGGACGacctcccttccttttccgGCCCGGCCGCCCAGGCCTCGTCGGGGGACGAGGAGCTCTGGGCCCAAAGAATAATCTACATACTCGCCAAAGTGATCAACTTccgcgcctcctcctccccaaccatcCCCGTCCTTCACCCAAGTCAATTCCACAACCCcggtcatcaccatcgacatCACGAGCCCACCCCCCACGACGAGCAGGTCAGGCTCCAGGGCCGCTTCGCCGAGTGGACCAGACTGAAATCTTTGCTGGACGCGTGGAATCACCGCTGTCCGAGGAGCATGCGTCCCTCGGGGTACGTCACCGGCCCGTCGTCCCGCTCCGCGTTTCCGAACGTGTGGTTGATGAGCAGGCCGGCGATTATAGGACGGCTGTTCTACCACGTCTGCATCGTTTTGCTCGCGCAGACGAACCCGCTTCACAAGGGGGACACGGAGGAGAACAGGTCGCTCCAAAAGCACCACGGCCGGCAGGTTTGCGGGATTGTGAGCACCAGTGCGGTGGGGGataagggggtggggagcgTGGCGATTAGGGGGCTGGCCGTGGCGGGGGCCGTGTTGGATAGTTCCCAGGAAAGGGACGAGGTGCTGGGGATATTAGGCAGGATTGAAAAGTCGacggggtggaggttgggtggggtggtggctgagctgaggaaggggtgggaggtgaaggatGTGATGCCGGCGACATTTGGGGGGCAGGTGGTGACGCTGCCTGGGCTGCCGGCTGTGAcgatgggggttgggatgggggtggggaggatagGGGATTCGTTTTTGAGGGGGCCGGGGGGGCCGCCCATGGGGGGTTCGTCGTCCAAGATGACGAACCCTTTGTCGAAGGGGGCGGATTTTAGGGATCGGGAGCACCCTTATCAGAACTGGTATGTGAGGCCTAatggaggcgaggttgggaGTTCGTCGGGTGAGGGGgcagggagggaggagaggaggggggttcaTTCTTGGGGCGTTTGA
- a CDS encoding hypothetical protein (EggNog:ENOG503P3VD) produces the protein MSPQNFPARNVCFAFSTIHLPSETILNTSPSEPQRDLVSRDWIYSPRSNIPIASDKGWFTSLVPFQNQVTHTTSESSSPVTLAVSGIGEVSVNTKQNTRCKEHPYEPGTSTDFTLSIRPPVLLVP, from the exons ATGAGTCCTCAAAACTTCCCGGCTCGCAACGTCTGTTTCGCCTTTTCAACCATCCACCTTCCATCTGAAACGA TTCTCAACACGTCACCCTCAGAGCCGCAGCGCGACCTCGTATCCCGCGACTGGATCTACTCCCCTAGATCCAATATCCC CATCGCTAGCGACAAAGGCTGGTTCACCTCCCTAGTACCCTTCCAAAACCAAGTCACACACACCACGTCCGAAAGCAGCTCACCCGTCACCCTCGCCGTCTCAGGCATCGGAGAAGTTTctgtcaacaccaagcaGAACACACGCTGCAAAGAACACCCCTATGAACCAGGCACCTCGACCGATTTTACCTTGAGTATCAGACCCCCTGTTTTGCTCGTGCCCTGA
- a CDS encoding hypothetical protein (EggNog:ENOG503P3VD) has protein sequence MVPPYTAEEKQWLRVHFDGEFKSFMVYGLGIYDEDECAEGRLNARAMMANDG, from the coding sequence ATGGTGCCTCCTTATACAGCGGAAGAGAAGCAATGGCTTCGAGTCCATTTCGACGGCGAGTTCAAGTCTTTTATGGTCTACGGCCTCGGCATctacgacgaggatgaaTGCGCCGAGGGTAGACTTAATGCACGCGCGATGATGGCGAatgatgggtga
- the pan6 gene encoding pantoate-beta-alanine ligase (EggNog:ENOG503NV6K; COG:H) produces MPPTANAAALIRHTVLLRPAIITTAFSTTFPTTTSRAVSRSCTVIPKVTSRTMASSCSSSSKGGLEKLPSSPIRLLRTTSSVRLWRRPHLLDHRTVALVPTMGALHSGHLSLIRRAARENHHVVVSIYVNPAQFGISEDLDSYPQTWDSDVAQLVKLDRELADDGDNLGRISAVFAPSTKEMYPGGFPGQEVDSKGSFVTITPVGELLEGRTRPTFFRGVATVCMKLFNVVQPERVYFGQKDVQQTVVIKRLVRDFMMPIEVVIGRTERDEKDGLALSSRNVYLGERRRQKATVLYRALKAAEGEYKRGGRKRGRILRAAEGVVEEVKREEEGKGVEERVRFEVDYISLADPDTMEEIEEVDPARGGILSGAIKMLPVEKAREGEDLGHSGGPAVRLIDNIILEPQGGKEE; encoded by the coding sequence ATGCCTCCCACAGCAAACGCCGCCGCCCTAATCCGGCACACagtcctcctccgccccgctatcatcaccaccgctttCTCCACGACCTTCCCGACGACAACCTCACGCGCCGTCTCCCGATCCTGTACCGTCATCCCGAAAGTCACTTCCCGCACCATGGCCTCGTcgtgttcctcctcctcaaaagGAGGCCTGGAAaaactcccctcctcccccatccgcctcctccgcaccacctcctccgtccgCCTCTGGCGccgcccccacctcctcgaccACCGCACCGTCGCCCTCGTGCCCACGATGGGCGCCCTCCACTCaggccacctctccctcatccgTCGAGCCGCAAGAGAAAACCACCACGTCGTGGTATCAATCTACGTCAACCCCGCCCAGTTCGGCATATCCGAAGACTTGGACTCGTACCCGCAGACCTGGGACAGCGACGTGGCTCAACTAGTGAAACTCGACAGGGAACTCGCCGACGACGGTGATAACCTAGGCCGTATCTCTGCGGTGTTTGCCCCGAGCACAAAAGAGATGTACCCCGGCGGATTTCCCGGTCAGGAGGTCGACAGCAAGGGCAGTTTTGTCACCATCACGCCGGTGGGCGAGCtgctggaggggaggacgaggccgaCTTTCTTCAGGGGGGTCGCGACGGTGTGCATGAAGCTGTTCAATGTTGTGCAGCCGGAGAGGGTTTATTTCGGGCAGAAGGATGTGCAGCAGACGGTCGTCATAAaaaggttggtgagggattTTATGATGCCGATCGAGGTTGTGATTGGGAGGACGGAACGGGATGAAAAGGATGGGTTGGCGTTGAGTTCGAGGAATGTTTAtcttggggagaggaggagacaaAAGGCGACGGTGCTCTATCGGGCGTTGAAAGCGGCGGAGGGCGAGTataaaaggggggggaggaagagggggcgGATTTTGAGGGctgcggagggggtggtggaggaggtgaagagggaggaggaggggaagggggtggaggagagggtgaggtttgaGGTTGATTACATCTCGCTGGCGGATCCGGATACtatggaggagattgaggaggttgacccGGCGAGGGGGGGGATTTTGAGTGGGGCGATCAAGATGTTGCCTgttgagaaggcgagggagggggaagattTGGGGCACAGTGGGGGGCcggcggtgaggttgattGATAATATTATTTTGGAGCCccagggggggaaggaggaatAA
- a CDS encoding hypothetical protein (EggNog:ENOG503Q3A3; COG:S): protein MAAQDEEPRIAGADDAMEQQRHEERFPPEEEASMVADSNAHKTEANSLFGSGKYDIAINKYDEALAVLPNYLDYELAVLRSNIAACHLKLEEWKEAVTNATAALDSLDKLEGNGSSKKQDPTPPAAEDEVEGEIVSSGAKAAGPALGDDAQRKRPDDISRIRAKALMRRARARSELGGWSNLEGAIEDYKRLSTLPAYDTLMSATDKKIVSTQLRALPARAKAAQEKETAEMWAKLKDLGNGILKPFGLSTDSFKMVKDEKTGAYSMNFSGGSGGK, encoded by the exons ATGGCTGCCCAAGATGAGGAGCCCCGGATCGCGGGAGCCGATGACGCCatggagcagcagcggcatgaAGAAAGGTTCCCCCCTGAAGAGGAAGCT TCCATGGTAGCGGACTCCAACGCGCACAAGACCGAGGCCAACTCTCTCTTTGGATCGGGCAAGTACGACATTGCCATCAACAAGTACGATGAGGCTCTTGCCGTCCTTCCCAACTATCTGGACTATGAGCTGGCCGTCTTACGATCCAACATTGCTGCCTGCCACCTGAAGCTCGAAGAATGGAAGGAAGCCGTCACAAACGCAACAGCCGCCCTGGACTCTCTTGACAAGCTCGAGGGCAACGGCTCGTCGAAGAAGCAGGACCCCACCCCACCCGCGGCAGAagacgaggtggagggtgagatTGTCAGCTCTGGTGCCAAAGCAGCCGGTCCGGCACTGGGTGATGACGCCCAGCGCAAGCGTCCGGATGATATCTCGAGAATCCGCGCCAAAGCTCTCATGCGTCGTGCTCGGGCCCGGAGTGAGCTGGGCGGGTGGTCCAACCTGGAAGGCGCAATCGAAGACTACAAGCGGCTGTCGACCTTGCCTGCCTACGACACGCTGATGAGCGCGACGGATAAGAAGATTGTCAGCACGCAACTCCGCGCCCTGCCGGCTCGTGCAAAGGCTgcgcaggagaaggagacggcTGAGATGTGggccaagctcaaggacCTGGGCAATGGCATCTTGAAGCCGTTTGGCCTCAGCACTGACAGCTTCAAGATGGTCAAGGACGAGAAGACAGGCGCATACAGCATGAACTTTTCTGGGGGGTCGGGCGGCAAGTGA